In the genome of Microcoleus vaginatus PCC 9802, the window TAGAATTGTTGATGTCGCGAGTTCCTTCCGTGACAGCGGCTTTATTTTTCCGTCTATTTAGGGTAAGATGGTGGAATTTTACCGCCCCATTTTCTCCCTGTTCAAATTTTTGCATACTGCCAACCTGAGCTAAATTTTAACAATTTTATTAGTAAATGCACGTAAATAAAGTCTCTTATTCGTAGTAGGAACCCTATTCTCTAGAGTTTAGGAATTAAGGACTAAATCTCTACTACAAATTCGGTATTAAATAAAATTTAATCTTAAAAGACATTACCCTGACCAGTGGCTTTATAAGCTTCACGAATCATGTTATAGTCACTGTCGTTTGCTGGCACCAGTTTAGCTCCTTGATACTTATCATTAGCTTTACCAAGTAAAAGTGCTTCAATTAGCTTGTCTTGATTTTCTACCAGGCGAGTGCGGATTTTTTCCACAAGAGTATTAGGCAGGTTGCTACTAGCAACAAACAAGTCACTAGGTAAGGGTAGCCCTGTGGCAATAATCCGAAAATCCTTGGTCGATAAACCGTCTATTTTGAGCAAATCTTTGTATCTATTCACACCAATTCCTAAGGCATCAACTTGTTGTTTTTTAAGAGCCTGCAAACCCTTTTTTCCCAACATTGAGATTTGGAAGTCGGATTGGGGATTTAAGCCAGAATCCATGAGAATTTTAATCGGGCCTAGATGACCACCAGTTGCACCTATTTCCCACATAGCTATTTTTTTACCTTTCAACTGTGCTGCGGACTTAATCTCGCTATTAGCACGAACAAGAATAAGCGAGTGATAGTTGGGGCGGGTGATGGCAATAATGGGAACAGCATTTGTCCGCGCCCGCATAATCACATATTCAGATGGCCCTGTTAGAGCTAATTTTAGCTGACCCGACTGGAGAGCTACGGCTGCTGCTATATAGTTATCTACTGGGAACAATTCAATCTTTTTCTTCAAAACTTCCCCAAGAACAGTCCGAAATGCTTGATAATTTTGTTGTAAATCTTCTGCTCCCTGAATATCAGTTACGGCAAATTCAAGGGTTTCTGGTTCACTGACGGCCAAATTGGAAAAACTGCGATTAGATTGATTTACTGTTGTAGAACAGCTTGCTACAAACAATAGGGAGAACCCAACAAAAGGCCGCCTCTTCATAATTTTTAGGAATGTTAGTGGCAGTTGAAAATTTCATAACTATTATAAGCTATTTGGAATAAGCTGTGATTAAAAGAGATTATCCATTGGTTAAACCTCTGTGCGGAAAAATCTTTAATAAAATTTTTATCGCTAGGTGTTCGGGTTGGGAGCGTAAGGCAGCGGATATTGTAAACCTAACTCCTTAAACGCTGCCCGTGGTAAGTGACAGGAATCGCAAAGGCCGCAAGCAACCTCACCGTCGGGGTAACAGGACCAAGTTTTTTCCCAATGCGCTCCTCAATTATTGCCTACTTTAATGATTTCTGTCTTTTTTAGCTCAATCAGCGGTGTTGAGATAGAAATTGCCTCGCCTTCTCTCCCTTGTTTTGTCCTTAGCTCAAATACTTCTTTCATGGCTTGAATATAATCGGGGCGACAGTCCCGATAGCCGGAATAATTTAAAGCGTTGAGGCCAATGAAATGCGATCGGCGGTAAGACTTTCGGCCCAGGCGAGGCCAAAACTTAGGAAAATTGTATGGCGAGTGGGAACGTAGGTGATGAAGATGTTTTCGGACATTTGATCGAGGGTGCGATCGCGCCCAAAAAGCGTCTGGGTGTCCTGCAAGGGTTTTCAAGGGAGCGATCGCCTCAACGGAGAGGGATCGATCGGGTACAATCCCGTATCATCAGCACGCCTCCACAGCAATTTGATTTTCTAATCAAGATTTTAAGCTGTTTTCTCAAAAAACGATGCTTAATTGGTGAGACGCTGCCCTAATTTTTGCCAGTCCCGTTTTTTAAGAAGCAACAGAGAATTTGTGAAAAGTTTAAATAGCGACAACGAGCGTGTTAAAGTCACTGGTGTACTTTTTTGGTAAAAAAAGATGCTACAATCCATATATAGCAAGGACTTCAGATGCTCGGAGTGATACGGCATTAATTTTTTAAAGAGACCAATAATTTGTTATTCGACAATCAGGGTGATTTACACAAGTCCGATCGTACTCAAAGCGCAGTGCGATCGCCACCCGTTTTGAGAGACTGTACTGTAAATTGTCGAAAATTGTTTTTAAACTTTAATTTACTTAATAATAAAATTTGTATCCAAAAATACAACTATCTTATTAAGGGAGTCTTAATATCAAGTCGCTATGTGTTATTATTCTCAATCATCTGACTCATCTATTCAAGAGTAACAAGAAAAAATGACAAAGCGATTCGATCGGCGGAAATTTATTTTATACAGTTCTGCTACCCTAACATCAAGTTTATTTCTCAAAGCT includes:
- the phnD gene encoding phosphate/phosphite/phosphonate ABC transporter substrate-binding protein, which encodes MKRRPFVGFSLLFVASCSTTVNQSNRSFSNLAVSEPETLEFAVTDIQGAEDLQQNYQAFRTVLGEVLKKKIELFPVDNYIAAAVALQSGQLKLALTGPSEYVIMRARTNAVPIIAITRPNYHSLILVRANSEIKSAAQLKGKKIAMWEIGATGGHLGPIKILMDSGLNPQSDFQISMLGKKGLQALKKQQVDALGIGVNRYKDLLKIDGLSTKDFRIIATGLPLPSDLFVASSNLPNTLVEKIRTRLVENQDKLIEALLLGKANDKYQGAKLVPANDSDYNMIREAYKATGQGNVF